The following are encoded in a window of bacterium genomic DNA:
- a CDS encoding hydantoinase B/oxoprolinase family protein, whose translation MRPGPVDPITLSTIWNSFQSMGREMRYVIDRTAQNYLIAQLHDMAAGIWDAQARTIAVPEGPTSMFLSQQFSVEYILDKFGDDLHPGDVIICNDPYKGYCNHLPDWGFFRPIFYEDELVFVALTRGHQMDTGGSFPGGYFPNGYDIHAEGLMIPPTKIYDRGRERTDVLELIWNNVRWPDGVKIDNYALMAALQVCDNRIVTLLDKYGVPTVKDAVEEMLDRMEANVRAQLAEVPDGTYYGESATDDDGTVLDELVWVRCAATIKGDELILDFSESDAQRKGFVNCVYSSTYSRAVAGSFLYFDPAYSEFHNEGSMRPITVVAPEGSVCNAQYPATVGGSPVNMGTQVLEATVNALSKAMPDKAIAGWGRRRGHYIAGVDPRTGERYVQTTTDADGGSGAVWGYDGFEGAMGMSGLGSIQRGSVEEIEIRFPWRAVRYHYVPDMSGAGRWRGGSGMLWEVENVGGDVGVATGSSDGDLTQPPGAVGGEDGPLSRMYVRRGDEIIPARTHRMVQIKSGEILGKVSGGGGGVGDPTERDPDKVLEDVRNEWVTPSHARNVYKVAIDTETMTVDRDQTRMLRSSTGETETETETETET comes from the coding sequence ATGAGACCCGGCCCCGTCGACCCGATCACCCTCTCGACCATCTGGAACTCGTTCCAGAGCATGGGCCGCGAGATGCGCTACGTCATCGACCGCACCGCGCAGAACTACCTGATCGCCCAGCTCCACGACATGGCGGCCGGTATCTGGGACGCGCAGGCCCGCACCATCGCGGTGCCCGAAGGACCCACGTCCATGTTCCTGTCGCAGCAGTTCTCGGTGGAGTACATCCTCGACAAGTTCGGCGACGACCTGCATCCGGGGGATGTGATCATCTGCAACGATCCCTACAAGGGGTACTGCAACCACCTCCCGGACTGGGGTTTCTTCAGGCCGATCTTCTACGAGGACGAGTTGGTGTTCGTCGCCCTGACCCGGGGCCACCAGATGGACACGGGAGGATCATTTCCCGGTGGCTACTTCCCCAACGGCTACGACATACACGCCGAAGGGTTGATGATCCCCCCCACCAAGATCTACGACCGGGGCCGGGAGCGCACCGACGTGCTGGAGCTCATCTGGAACAACGTCCGGTGGCCCGACGGGGTCAAGATCGACAACTACGCGCTGATGGCGGCGCTGCAGGTGTGCGACAACCGGATCGTCACCCTGCTCGACAAGTACGGCGTCCCGACGGTCAAGGATGCGGTGGAGGAGATGCTGGACCGGATGGAGGCCAACGTGCGGGCCCAGCTCGCGGAGGTCCCGGACGGGACCTACTACGGCGAGTCGGCCACCGACGACGACGGCACGGTGCTAGACGAACTGGTGTGGGTGCGCTGCGCGGCCACCATCAAGGGCGACGAGCTGATCCTGGACTTCTCCGAGAGCGACGCCCAGCGGAAGGGGTTCGTGAACTGCGTCTACTCGTCCACATACAGCCGGGCCGTGGCGGGCAGCTTCCTCTACTTCGACCCCGCCTACTCGGAGTTCCACAACGAGGGCAGCATGCGACCCATCACCGTGGTCGCTCCGGAGGGCTCCGTCTGCAACGCCCAGTACCCGGCGACGGTGGGTGGATCCCCGGTGAACATGGGGACCCAGGTGCTGGAGGCGACGGTCAACGCCCTGTCGAAGGCCATGCCGGACAAGGCCATCGCCGGATGGGGCCGCCGGAGGGGCCACTACATCGCAGGCGTCGATCCCCGCACCGGTGAGCGCTACGTGCAGACCACCACCGATGCCGACGGGGGCTCGGGAGCGGTGTGGGGCTACGACGGGTTCGAGGGCGCCATGGGTATGTCCGGCCTCGGCTCGATCCAGCGCGGCAGCGTGGAGGAGATCGAGATCCGCTTCCCCTGGCGAGCGGTGCGCTACCACTACGTCCCGGACATGTCGGGGGCCGGCCGCTGGCGGGGCGGGTCGGGAATGCTCTGGGAGGTCGAGAACGTCGGTGGGGACGTAGGGGTGGCAACCGGCAGTTCGGACGGCGACCTGACCCAGCCGCCGGGAGCGGTCGGGGGCGAGGACGGTCCCCTGTCGAGGATGTACGTCCGCCGGGGAGACGAGATCATCCCGGCCCGCACCCACCGCATGGTGCAGATCAAGAGCGGGGAGATCCTCGGGAAGGTCAGCGGCGGCGGAGGCGGGGTGGGTGATCCCACCGAGCGAGACCCCGACAAGGTTCTCGAGGACGTGCGCAACGA